One Picrophilus oshimae DSM 9789 genomic region harbors:
- a CDS encoding mandelate racemase/muconate lactonizing enzyme family protein, with amino-acid sequence METIKSVDIYELGSPGEKSSPWSSTILIVKLTSSNGNVGYGEAPTTFMTLPVKESMREVERVFKDQNYFNIEKNMREFYKHSFYLSRSMEATSALSAFEIASWDLIGKDLGTPVYNLLGGEYNSELRAYANGWYSDCLEPDDFVSRAKEYIKKGYTAFKFDPFRNNFDRIGNDGIKKAVDIVSAMRSELGENIDLLIECHGRFSTKYAIKVGQALDEFNPLFIEEPIHPEMELGLFDFKRYVNTPVALGERLLNKEDFARYISQGMVDIVQADLTNSKGILEAKKISAIVESFGGLMAFHNAFGPVQTAATLNVDYTLTNFLIQESFEDSWPDWKRNLFSGYRIENGHFKLSGKPGLGITADEKLMEKLIYDGMEEFNKNEPSWVVSGTYK; translated from the coding sequence ATGGAGACAATAAAAAGCGTAGATATATACGAGCTTGGATCTCCCGGGGAAAAATCATCTCCATGGAGCTCAACAATCCTGATAGTTAAGCTGACATCGTCCAATGGTAACGTTGGTTATGGAGAGGCACCAACAACGTTCATGACGCTTCCTGTTAAGGAAAGCATGCGCGAGGTTGAGCGTGTCTTTAAGGATCAGAACTATTTTAATATAGAAAAGAACATGCGCGAGTTTTATAAGCATTCATTTTACCTATCAAGATCCATGGAGGCAACATCAGCCCTAAGTGCATTTGAAATAGCCTCATGGGATTTAATAGGCAAGGATCTTGGTACGCCCGTGTATAATCTGCTTGGTGGTGAATACAATTCTGAGCTCAGGGCCTATGCCAATGGCTGGTACTCTGACTGTTTGGAACCTGATGACTTTGTTTCAAGGGCAAAGGAATACATAAAAAAGGGATATACTGCATTTAAGTTCGATCCGTTTAGAAACAACTTTGACAGGATAGGCAACGATGGTATAAAAAAGGCCGTTGATATAGTCTCGGCAATGAGGTCAGAGCTTGGTGAAAATATAGATCTTTTAATAGAATGCCATGGAAGGTTCTCAACAAAGTATGCAATAAAGGTTGGCCAGGCACTTGATGAGTTTAATCCGTTATTTATAGAGGAGCCAATACATCCTGAGATGGAGCTGGGCCTCTTTGATTTTAAAAGGTATGTAAATACACCGGTTGCACTTGGTGAGAGGCTTTTAAACAAGGAGGATTTTGCAAGGTACATATCACAGGGCATGGTCGACATAGTACAGGCAGATCTAACAAATTCAAAGGGAATACTTGAGGCAAAGAAGATCTCTGCAATAGTTGAATCCTTTGGAGGCCTCATGGCATTTCATAATGCCTTTGGACCGGTTCAGACTGCCGCAACGTTAAACGTTGATTACACACTGACCAATTTTTTAATACAGGAAAGCTTTGAGGACTCATGGCCTGACTGGAAGAGAAATCTTTTCTCAGGATACAGGATAGAAAACGGGCATTTCAAACTTTCAGGGAAGCCTGGGCTTGGCATAACAGCAGATGAAAAATTAATGGAAAAATTAATTTATGATGGCATGGAGGAATTCAATAAAAACGAGCCATCATGGGTTGTCTCTGGAACATACAAATAA
- a CDS encoding V-type ATP synthase subunit I: protein MLKPEKMEKIIIISLNKYRDVIVRDLHELGAMQVEDSGEKISSVFNKRYENSMYKDVYNYLQKFRGYLSMLPKREIRSRARFKGIDDLISKIESIKIENDLNEIKDNEDKLIALKRDLENNIKPLEIMHNLDYDLSIFNNDHVKSVVIEEPALPFIGDCNRCVSKIKLNNFYLIIVEKNAYDNLISRLPQNYIIMPVPEGSGKIGDVLASWKNELLNVNNKLNDLNKRLNEISDKWYETIAQVSEELEIYANEYDVESELASSDSAFAITGWIPVAMEKTINEVLSRDSNNEIYIKRIETDEEPPTLLKNTKRLKIFEFFVRFYSLPREYEIDPTIIFAIVFPVFFGLMVGDAGYSLVILLISLFIIHRVDHPVQRSHIPKFLSRFVLTIMSKNSLKTLAKALIPGSIIGIIVGIIFNEFFGFTIYPRPFVANPRPFPIVYIGKLLLISGYIGLAMVIFGFILGIINNVYINKRREAVAKFGWILLALGIADIGLNLLHRISLSPDVLSSLIGYIMIVLGFILILIFEGRQSLMEIPSIISHILSYTRLVGILLATVVLALVINRVFVSTLSMPFYFIILGVIILAIGQIFNLIISVFEPGIQGARLIYVEFFSKFYFGNGKPFRPFAANRKYTEKDNER, encoded by the coding sequence ATGTTAAAGCCTGAAAAAATGGAGAAGATAATTATAATATCGTTAAATAAATACCGCGATGTTATAGTAAGGGATCTGCACGAGCTTGGTGCAATGCAGGTGGAGGACAGCGGTGAGAAGATCTCATCGGTATTCAATAAAAGGTATGAAAATAGCATGTACAAGGATGTATACAATTATTTACAGAAATTCCGGGGATATCTATCAATGCTTCCAAAAAGGGAGATAAGGAGCAGGGCCAGGTTCAAAGGCATAGATGATTTAATATCAAAAATAGAAAGTATAAAAATAGAAAACGATCTAAATGAAATAAAGGATAATGAGGATAAATTAATAGCATTAAAAAGGGATCTTGAGAATAATATTAAACCGCTTGAAATAATGCATAACCTTGATTATGATCTTTCAATATTTAATAACGATCACGTTAAAAGTGTTGTAATTGAGGAGCCAGCGCTGCCATTTATTGGCGACTGTAATAGATGCGTATCAAAGATAAAATTAAACAATTTTTATTTAATAATCGTTGAAAAAAACGCATATGATAATTTAATATCAAGGCTGCCGCAGAATTACATTATAATGCCTGTTCCTGAGGGTTCAGGTAAGATTGGCGACGTTCTTGCATCATGGAAAAATGAGCTTTTAAATGTAAATAATAAACTAAACGATTTAAATAAAAGATTAAATGAGATATCAGATAAATGGTATGAAACAATAGCACAGGTATCAGAGGAGCTTGAAATATATGCAAACGAATACGATGTAGAATCAGAGCTCGCGTCAAGTGATTCCGCTTTTGCAATAACAGGCTGGATACCAGTGGCCATGGAAAAAACCATAAATGAGGTTTTAAGCAGGGACTCAAACAACGAAATTTACATAAAAAGAATTGAAACGGACGAGGAGCCGCCGACGCTGTTAAAGAACACAAAAAGACTAAAGATCTTTGAGTTCTTTGTGAGGTTTTACTCCCTGCCAAGGGAGTATGAGATAGATCCTACAATAATCTTTGCAATAGTCTTTCCAGTATTCTTTGGTTTAATGGTTGGTGATGCCGGCTACAGCCTTGTTATATTACTAATATCACTTTTTATAATACACAGAGTAGATCATCCAGTTCAAAGGAGCCATATACCGAAGTTTTTATCAAGGTTTGTCCTTACAATAATGAGTAAAAACTCGCTAAAAACGCTTGCAAAGGCATTAATACCCGGATCAATAATAGGTATAATAGTTGGAATAATATTCAACGAGTTCTTTGGATTTACAATATACCCAAGACCGTTTGTTGCCAATCCAAGACCATTTCCAATTGTTTACATAGGAAAGCTTCTTTTAATATCAGGATACATAGGCCTTGCGATGGTGATCTTTGGTTTTATACTTGGAATAATAAACAACGTTTATATAAACAAGAGAAGGGAGGCCGTTGCAAAGTTCGGCTGGATACTTCTCGCGCTTGGCATAGCAGATATAGGCCTTAATTTGCTGCACAGGATCTCGCTAAGCCCTGATGTTTTATCATCTTTAATAGGCTATATAATGATCGTCCTTGGCTTTATACTTATATTAATCTTCGAGGGCAGGCAGAGCCTAATGGAGATACCATCCATAATAAGCCATATACTATCATATACAAGGCTTGTGGGAATTCTTCTTGCCACTGTTGTCCTTGCACTGGTTATAAACAGGGTCTTTGTTTCAACGCTTAGCATGCCCTTCTATTTTATAATACTTGGTGTTATAATACTTGCAATAGGCCAGATATTTAATTTAATAATATCTGTGTTCGAGCCTGGAATACAGGGGGCCAGGCTTATATACGTTGAATTCTTCTCAAAGTTCTATTTTGGCAACGGAAAACCATTCAGGCCATTCGCTGCAAACAGAAAATACACAGAAAAGGACAATGAAAGGTAA